From a single Micromonospora pallida genomic region:
- a CDS encoding ABC transporter ATP-binding protein: MALLEVDHLTVTYTPRDLPANRAVHDVSFSIAEGEFVGLLGESGCGKSTLGNAVLRLLSPPARITGGRVVFDGVDLAGVDEEQLRKLRWADLSTVFQSSMNSLNPVIRVQAQFADTFAAHDVPGDVTERATELLELVALDRRVLRAYPHELSGGMKQRVALALALALRPKLVLLDEPTTGLDVVVQREILTRLAELRRELGFAVLFISHDLGTVLDMADRVMVMYGGEIVENRSADGMLRDPRHPYTRGLLGSYADPRLPDVRVTYIPGRPPDLSRPHTGCLFAPRCPHAEDACQAGHPQLLADHGGLVRCLVAQEERLPAMTPGAGTAGSLFPAIGTLTRAAETEAAAPVTKSDVPVTKAAAPVTRSDAPVAEEDAVLSVVAVSKRYTSRRGLRTSTVEAVRQVSFDLRPGTVTALVGQSGSGKSTIARIITGVERPSAGEVRFTGGAGTSLRVDRLRGRAVRDYRRHVQMVFQDPFSALNPTRTVAYALSRPLVNFAGLRGDAVRERAAQLLERVGLAPAGQFLDKLPHQLSGGQRQRVVTARALAPDPQVLIADEPISMLDVSIRAEILELLGELVRERRLAMLYITHDLLSARLLADEVLVLHQGNLVERGPTREVIGAARDDYTRLLLDSIPNPFAQVTGRESAPSA; encoded by the coding sequence ATGGCCCTGCTCGAGGTCGACCACCTCACCGTCACGTACACCCCCCGCGACCTGCCCGCCAACCGGGCCGTGCACGACGTCTCGTTCAGCATCGCCGAGGGCGAGTTCGTCGGCCTGCTCGGCGAGTCCGGCTGCGGCAAGTCGACGCTCGGCAACGCGGTGCTGCGGCTGCTCTCCCCGCCGGCCCGGATCACCGGCGGCCGGGTCGTCTTCGACGGCGTCGACCTGGCCGGCGTCGATGAGGAGCAGCTGCGGAAGCTGCGCTGGGCGGACCTGTCGACCGTCTTCCAGAGCAGCATGAACTCGCTCAACCCGGTGATCCGGGTCCAGGCGCAGTTCGCCGACACCTTCGCCGCGCACGACGTGCCGGGCGACGTCACCGAACGGGCCACCGAACTGCTCGAACTGGTGGCCCTGGACCGGCGGGTGCTCCGGGCGTACCCGCACGAGCTCTCCGGCGGCATGAAACAGCGGGTGGCGCTGGCCCTCGCGCTCGCGCTGCGTCCCAAGCTGGTGCTGCTCGACGAGCCCACCACCGGGCTGGACGTGGTGGTGCAGCGCGAGATCCTCACCCGGCTGGCGGAACTGCGCCGTGAGCTGGGCTTCGCGGTGCTGTTCATCAGCCACGACCTGGGCACCGTCCTCGACATGGCCGACCGGGTGATGGTGATGTACGGCGGCGAGATCGTGGAGAACCGGTCGGCCGACGGCATGCTCCGCGACCCCCGGCACCCGTACACGCGCGGGCTGCTCGGCTCGTACGCCGACCCCCGGCTGCCCGACGTGCGGGTCACCTACATCCCTGGCCGGCCGCCGGACCTGTCCCGGCCGCACACCGGTTGCCTCTTCGCCCCGCGCTGCCCACATGCCGAGGACGCCTGCCAGGCCGGGCACCCGCAACTGCTCGCCGACCACGGCGGGCTGGTCCGCTGCCTGGTCGCCCAGGAGGAACGGCTGCCGGCCATGACCCCCGGTGCCGGCACTGCCGGCAGCCTCTTCCCGGCCATCGGCACCCTGACCCGAGCGGCCGAGACGGAGGCCGCCGCGCCCGTGACCAAGTCGGACGTGCCCGTGACCAAGGCCGCCGCGCCCGTGACCAGGTCGGACGCGCCCGTAGCCGAGGAGGACGCGGTGCTGTCCGTGGTGGCGGTGAGTAAGCGCTACACCAGCCGGCGCGGGCTGCGTACCAGCACCGTCGAGGCGGTACGTCAGGTTTCCTTCGATCTGCGGCCCGGCACGGTGACCGCCCTGGTCGGGCAGAGCGGCAGCGGCAAGTCGACGATCGCCCGGATCATCACCGGCGTGGAACGCCCCAGCGCCGGCGAGGTGCGGTTCACCGGCGGCGCCGGCACCTCGCTCCGGGTGGACCGGCTGCGCGGCCGGGCAGTGCGCGACTACCGACGGCACGTGCAGATGGTCTTCCAGGACCCGTTCAGCGCGTTGAACCCGACCCGCACGGTGGCGTACGCCCTGTCCCGGCCGCTGGTCAACTTCGCCGGGCTACGTGGTGACGCCGTCCGGGAGCGCGCGGCCCAGTTGCTGGAGCGGGTGGGGCTCGCCCCGGCCGGGCAGTTCCTCGACAAGCTGCCGCACCAGCTCTCCGGCGGCCAGCGGCAGCGGGTGGTGACCGCGCGGGCGCTCGCGCCCGACCCGCAGGTGCTGATCGCCGACGAGCCGATCTCCATGCTGGACGTGTCGATCCGCGCCGAGATCCTGGAACTGCTCGGCGAACTGGTCCGGGAACGCCGGCTGGCGATGCTCTACATCACCCACGACCTGCTCAGCGCCCGGCTGCTCGCGGACGAGGTGCTGGTGCTGCACCAGGGGAACCTGGTGGAACGCGGCCCGACCCGGGAGGTGATCGGCGCTGCCCGCGACGACTACACCCGGTTGCTGCTCGATTCGATCCCCAACCCGTTCGCGCAGGTCACCGGCCGGGAGAGCGCGCCGTCCGCCTGA
- a CDS encoding ABC transporter permease, translating into MSTPAPAVPAQAADTEGVQTAATELARSSRLPGWFVILWRNTKCRIGLLMLVAFVAVAVFAPLIAPYDPRDDAYPTSLGPTGSHWLGTTAQGEDVFSQLVVGARTSLVVGLAAGVLSTLIGLVIGLTAGYLRGWVDEVLSFLINLGLVVPALPLMVTLAAYAPVRGLWLIIFVISVTGWAYGARIKRSQIITLRTRDYITAARFAGDSTARIIAREIVPNMTSLIVVGFMGAALGAIGGEAGLAFLGLGDPQTVSWGTMLNQASLGGALLTGQWAWLVAPGLALSLLITSFTLINFGIDALSNPHLRED; encoded by the coding sequence GTGAGCACGCCAGCACCGGCGGTACCCGCCCAGGCCGCGGACACCGAGGGCGTCCAGACCGCCGCCACCGAACTCGCCCGCAGCAGCCGGCTGCCCGGCTGGTTCGTCATCCTCTGGCGCAACACCAAGTGCCGGATCGGGCTGCTGATGCTGGTCGCGTTCGTCGCGGTCGCGGTCTTCGCGCCGCTGATCGCCCCGTACGACCCGCGCGACGACGCCTACCCCACCTCACTCGGCCCGACCGGCAGCCACTGGCTCGGCACCACCGCCCAGGGCGAGGACGTCTTCTCCCAACTGGTCGTCGGCGCCCGCACCTCGCTCGTCGTCGGCCTCGCGGCCGGTGTGCTGTCCACCCTGATCGGGCTGGTCATCGGCCTGACCGCAGGCTACCTGCGGGGGTGGGTCGACGAGGTGCTGTCCTTCCTGATCAACCTCGGGCTGGTCGTGCCCGCGCTGCCGCTGATGGTGACACTCGCCGCGTACGCCCCGGTCCGTGGACTGTGGCTGATCATCTTCGTGATCAGCGTGACCGGCTGGGCGTACGGCGCCCGGATCAAGCGGTCCCAGATCATCACGCTGCGCACCCGCGACTACATCACGGCGGCCCGGTTCGCCGGCGACAGCACCGCCCGGATCATCGCCCGGGAGATCGTGCCGAACATGACCTCGTTGATCGTGGTCGGCTTCATGGGCGCGGCGCTCGGCGCGATCGGCGGCGAGGCGGGTCTGGCCTTCCTCGGGCTCGGCGACCCGCAGACGGTGAGCTGGGGCACCATGCTCAACCAGGCCAGCCTCGGCGGCGCCCTGCTCACCGGCCAGTGGGCCTGGCTGGTCGCCCCCGGCCTGGCGCTCTCCCTGCTGATCACCTCCTTCACCCTGATCAACTTCGGCATCGACGCGCTGAGCAACCCCCACCTGCGAGAGGACTGA
- a CDS encoding ABC transporter permease, which translates to MAYFARRFLFFLGTLWAAVTLNFLIPRLQPGDPAEAIVSRLAGQSESVDPAQVQAIRVMLGTPDGNLFEQYVQYLGAVLQGDFGVSYTYFPYSVTHMIGQALPWTVILVGVTQIISFVVGTLLGTWAAYRRNSRVDSVITLGSTFLGTLPFFWLALLLVYVFAITLRWFPERGGYGGGSSPGWSWIFISDAFQHSVLPAVALLITGPIGWIIGMRNNMVQSLGEDHTRLAVARGLPRRRIAITYGARIAVLPNVTGFAIALGSILGGTVLVETVFNYPGMGRLLLESVSSRDYPLMQAIFLFTTIGVLVANLLADLLYGFLDPRVRKAESV; encoded by the coding sequence GTGGCCTACTTCGCCCGACGCTTCCTGTTCTTCCTCGGCACCCTGTGGGCCGCCGTCACCCTCAACTTCCTCATCCCCCGGCTCCAGCCCGGCGACCCGGCCGAAGCCATCGTGTCCCGGCTGGCCGGGCAGAGCGAGAGCGTCGACCCGGCCCAGGTCCAGGCCATCCGGGTCATGCTGGGCACCCCCGACGGCAACCTCTTCGAGCAGTACGTGCAGTACCTCGGCGCGGTGCTACAGGGCGACTTCGGGGTGTCCTACACCTACTTCCCGTACAGCGTGACCCACATGATCGGGCAGGCGCTGCCGTGGACCGTGATCCTCGTCGGGGTCACCCAGATCATCTCGTTCGTCGTCGGCACGCTGCTGGGCACCTGGGCCGCGTACCGCCGCAACAGCCGCGTCGACTCGGTCATCACCCTGGGCTCGACGTTCCTCGGGACGCTGCCGTTCTTCTGGCTCGCCCTGCTGCTCGTCTACGTCTTCGCCATCACCCTGCGCTGGTTCCCCGAGCGCGGCGGCTACGGCGGGGGCAGCTCACCCGGCTGGAGTTGGATCTTCATCTCCGACGCCTTCCAGCACAGCGTGCTGCCCGCCGTGGCGCTGCTCATCACCGGCCCGATCGGCTGGATCATCGGCATGCGCAACAACATGGTGCAGAGCCTGGGCGAGGACCACACCCGCCTCGCCGTCGCCCGGGGCCTGCCCCGGCGGCGGATCGCCATCACCTACGGCGCGCGGATCGCCGTCCTGCCGAACGTCACCGGCTTCGCCATCGCGCTGGGCAGCATCCTCGGCGGCACGGTGCTGGTCGAGACGGTCTTCAACTATCCCGGCATGGGCCGGCTGCTCCTCGAGTCGGTGTCCAGCCGGGACTACCCGCTGATGCAGGCGATCTTCCTGTTCACCACGATCGGCGTGCTGGTGGCGAACCTGCTGGCCGATCTGCTGTACGGGTTCCTCGACCCACGGGTGCGAAAGGCGGAGTCGGTATGA
- a CDS encoding ABC transporter substrate-binding protein — MKRSKLARIAAIAATVALVASGCTGTEPESGPGTDGRIAFLDYGDFGGGSNPQANYNPYLDASRLGATEYVFEQLIMYDNYGCEPKPWLATEWNWTDPRTLVWKLRDGVKWNDGKPFSADDVAFSYNLFKSHKALDVKGVWRYLSTVEATDPRTVTMRFTQPGAAAFTLFSEIKIVPKHVWSTVADPVTFTNAEKPVGTGPFTVKAFNPQQLTLARNPDYWQADKVKVDELRFHKADGGGQIDQLKLSRGEYDHNAMFVPDIKKAYVDRDPEHNKYWYPSGGSISVYMNLTRAPFDDTAFRKALVPAFNRQEIADKAQLGYVKPASQTGLVVPGQADWLPKDLPNQGVVGYDAAKADADLTAAGYPKNGEGKRVGKDGKPISFTFRVPGSWTDWVQAQRIIVANLTALGFTVRAETPTPEAYEKDRAIGNYDMVLGVHGGSCNMFRNFQEPLASDQSAPVGKKAVSNFVRWNDPRTDQLVDALRTATDEAAQKAAVADLTRVMTEQVPMIPLWYGAKWFQYRTAKATGWPNEQNPYAAPSDNLLIITNLQPAGTK, encoded by the coding sequence ATGAAGAGATCGAAGCTCGCCCGGATCGCCGCGATCGCGGCCACCGTGGCGCTCGTCGCCAGCGGCTGCACCGGCACCGAACCGGAGTCCGGCCCCGGCACCGACGGCCGGATCGCGTTCCTCGACTACGGTGACTTCGGCGGCGGCAGCAACCCGCAGGCCAACTACAACCCCTACCTGGACGCCAGCCGGCTCGGCGCCACCGAGTACGTCTTCGAGCAACTGATCATGTACGACAACTACGGCTGCGAGCCCAAGCCCTGGCTGGCCACCGAGTGGAACTGGACCGACCCGCGGACGCTCGTCTGGAAGCTGCGCGACGGGGTGAAGTGGAACGACGGCAAACCGTTCTCCGCCGACGACGTCGCCTTCAGCTACAACCTGTTCAAGTCGCACAAGGCGCTGGACGTCAAGGGGGTCTGGCGCTACCTCAGCACGGTCGAGGCGACCGACCCGCGTACCGTCACGATGCGGTTCACCCAGCCCGGCGCGGCGGCGTTCACGCTGTTCAGCGAGATCAAGATCGTGCCGAAGCACGTCTGGTCCACCGTGGCCGACCCGGTGACCTTCACCAACGCGGAGAAGCCGGTCGGCACCGGACCCTTCACCGTCAAGGCGTTCAACCCGCAGCAGTTGACGCTGGCCCGCAACCCCGACTACTGGCAGGCCGACAAGGTCAAGGTCGACGAGCTGCGGTTCCACAAGGCCGACGGCGGCGGGCAGATCGACCAGCTCAAGCTCAGCCGGGGCGAGTACGACCACAACGCCATGTTCGTGCCGGACATCAAGAAGGCGTACGTCGACCGGGACCCGGAGCACAACAAGTACTGGTACCCGTCCGGCGGCTCGATCAGCGTGTACATGAACCTCACCAGGGCGCCGTTCGACGACACCGCCTTCCGTAAGGCCCTGGTGCCGGCCTTCAACCGGCAGGAGATCGCCGACAAGGCGCAGCTCGGCTACGTCAAGCCGGCGAGCCAGACCGGTCTGGTGGTGCCCGGGCAGGCCGACTGGCTGCCCAAGGACCTCCCCAACCAGGGCGTGGTCGGGTACGACGCGGCCAAGGCGGACGCCGACCTGACCGCCGCCGGCTATCCCAAGAACGGCGAGGGCAAGCGGGTCGGCAAGGACGGCAAGCCGATCTCCTTCACCTTCCGGGTGCCCGGCTCCTGGACCGACTGGGTGCAGGCGCAGCGGATCATCGTGGCGAACCTGACCGCGCTCGGCTTCACCGTCCGGGCCGAGACCCCCACCCCCGAGGCGTACGAGAAGGACCGGGCGATCGGCAACTACGACATGGTGCTCGGGGTGCACGGCGGTAGCTGCAACATGTTCCGCAACTTCCAGGAGCCGCTGGCCAGCGACCAGTCCGCGCCGGTGGGCAAGAAGGCGGTCAGCAACTTCGTCCGCTGGAACGACCCCCGCACCGACCAGCTCGTCGACGCCCTGCGCACCGCCACCGACGAGGCAGCCCAGAAGGCGGCCGTCGCCGACCTGACCAGGGTGATGACCGAGCAGGTCCCGATGATCCCGCTCTGGTACGGCGCCAAGTGGTTCCAGTACCGCACCGCCAAGGCGACCGGCTGGCCCAACGAGCAGAACCCGTACGCCGCACCCAGTGACAACCTGTTGATCATCACCAACCTTCAGCCCGCCGGGACCAAGTAG
- a CDS encoding LacI family DNA-binding transcriptional regulator, producing MGNSRVTVREIARLAGVSVATVSRVSNGTGQVSEEMRRRVLDAIEEYGYRPDHLGRALAAGRHGALGLVFPGLSGPYFTELIQGFESAAVPARASVHILCTHMREDSDEQVLEMARRVDGIAVIGGTISEPVLLRLAELVQVVVLAGQGAGPVPSVSVDNTSAMSRLTRHLLVDHGLRDLAFVGTPEGSPDVSERWAGFLAAHRELALTPPAEPVRVAMQQPDGVLAAERLLRDGAGPQAVVCANDEIALGVLVGALGRGLRVPGDLVITGFDDAPMAALVSPPLTTVRQPVRDLAAAAARLILDAVAAPGATAPDSIVLPTELVVRRSCGCPTGTPPGGIGQ from the coding sequence ATGGGCAACAGTCGGGTCACGGTACGGGAGATCGCCCGGCTCGCCGGCGTCTCCGTCGCCACGGTGTCCCGGGTGTCCAACGGCACCGGTCAGGTGTCGGAGGAGATGCGCCGCCGTGTCCTCGATGCCATCGAGGAGTACGGGTACCGCCCGGACCACCTCGGACGGGCCCTTGCCGCCGGCCGACACGGCGCGCTCGGCCTGGTCTTCCCCGGTCTGTCCGGCCCCTACTTCACCGAGCTGATCCAGGGTTTCGAGTCGGCGGCGGTGCCGGCCCGGGCCAGCGTGCACATCCTCTGCACCCACATGCGGGAGGACTCCGACGAGCAGGTGCTGGAGATGGCCCGCCGGGTCGACGGGATCGCGGTCATCGGCGGCACCATCTCCGAACCCGTCCTGCTCCGGCTCGCCGAACTGGTCCAGGTCGTCGTCCTGGCCGGTCAGGGGGCGGGGCCGGTGCCCTCGGTCAGCGTCGACAACACGTCCGCCATGAGCCGGCTGACCCGGCACCTGCTCGTTGACCACGGCCTGCGTGACCTGGCCTTCGTCGGCACCCCGGAGGGGTCGCCCGACGTCAGCGAGCGGTGGGCCGGGTTCCTCGCCGCCCACCGGGAGTTGGCGCTCACCCCGCCCGCCGAGCCGGTCCGGGTCGCCATGCAGCAACCCGACGGCGTCCTCGCCGCCGAGCGACTGCTCCGCGACGGGGCCGGGCCGCAGGCGGTCGTCTGCGCCAACGACGAGATCGCGCTCGGCGTCCTCGTCGGCGCGCTCGGCCGAGGCCTGCGGGTACCCGGGGACCTCGTGATCACCGGGTTCGACGACGCGCCCATGGCCGCGCTCGTCTCGCCCCCGCTCACCACCGTCCGGCAGCCGGTGCGGGACCTCGCCGCGGCGGCCGCCCGACTCATCCTGGACGCCGTCGCGGCCCCCGGCGCGACGGCCCCCGACAGCATCGTCCTCCCCACCGAGCTTGTCGTGCGCCGCAGCTGCGGCTGCCCGACAGGCACCCCCCCTGGAGGTATCGGTCAATGA
- a CDS encoding beta-galactosidase: MPRVLLHDRRIVVDGRPRLLLAGEVHYFRLPRAQWADRLDRLRECGGDTVATYVPWLWHELPDRTVDLTGRTHEQRDLAGFLDLAHARGLRAIVRPGPFIMAEVKNEGIPYRVYDEHPHLLPTTWDGAPIHTRTVDYLAPEFLAAADGWYAEVLPVIAERLADRGGPVIAIQLDNEIGMLSWVTNSPDLTDGVCTDLRRWAVDRYGEDGAADRTGADPGDPAAWSAALRTPAEPRSLAVHDLLGRYMRDRYRRYVAALRASAERHGVTGVPFLINVHGTGGGRGRTFPIGISQLFESYRGQPQVTSGSDYYLGDLTVTNVADLYVSNAFLAAVHDADQPLTSLEFEAGNGDYGQDLSTLYPPEAVELKTRLCVAQGNRLLNLYLFAGGYNPPLAEPVGDGNDRIAFTGERHGFAAPVDPEGRLNPTFHAARRALHAMRGIADLLADSDEEHDGLALGFVPDHYLTEYHHPASASRAEQVADLERFRGMGPRDVLARALLLAGFSFPAVDLQSADPATTPPVIALASATTLGRDVQQRLVAHLRRGGRLLLHGVLPERDHDGTPCTLLADALGLTVTGRADDSPHHFPSVVGAGLGAGLGLGGAGLGGVGVGAGLGVGAGLGAGVGVGGAVEVRVGYAQRLAGPTAEPLLTEVGSGAPCAVEVTVGAGRAVVVAADVPCDLGFWRATLARLGVRPRLAPDADGPGLVLTSTVDRTGQRLLHLVNVAPSAVTVGLTWHGEPVLGGRRLRVPARTGMILPYGIRVGAATLVETTCDLVAHDGDEVLLRPTQGDDEVVLATDRPVDASRGSVTTTDGLVVVRLPGPPEDEPVRISVR, translated from the coding sequence ATGCCACGAGTCCTTCTCCACGACCGCAGGATCGTCGTCGACGGTCGGCCCCGGCTGCTGCTCGCCGGGGAGGTGCACTACTTCCGGCTGCCCAGGGCACAGTGGGCAGACCGCCTCGACCGGCTCCGCGAGTGCGGCGGCGACACCGTGGCGACCTACGTGCCGTGGCTCTGGCACGAACTGCCGGACCGCACGGTGGACCTCACCGGCCGTACGCACGAGCAGCGCGACCTCGCCGGCTTCCTGGACCTGGCCCACGCGCGGGGCCTGCGGGCGATCGTCCGGCCCGGCCCGTTCATCATGGCCGAGGTCAAGAACGAGGGCATCCCCTACCGGGTGTACGACGAGCACCCGCACCTGCTGCCGACCACCTGGGACGGCGCGCCCATCCACACCCGCACCGTCGACTACCTGGCGCCGGAGTTCCTGGCCGCCGCCGACGGCTGGTACGCGGAGGTGCTGCCGGTGATCGCCGAACGGCTCGCCGACCGGGGTGGACCGGTGATCGCGATCCAACTGGACAACGAGATCGGCATGCTCTCCTGGGTGACCAACTCCCCCGACCTGACCGACGGCGTCTGCACGGACCTGCGCCGGTGGGCGGTCGACCGGTACGGCGAGGACGGCGCCGCCGACCGGACCGGCGCCGACCCGGGCGACCCGGCTGCCTGGTCGGCGGCCCTGCGGACGCCGGCCGAACCACGGTCTTTGGCGGTGCACGACCTGCTGGGCCGCTACATGCGCGACCGCTACCGGCGCTACGTGGCAGCGCTGCGCGCCTCGGCCGAGCGACACGGAGTGACCGGCGTGCCCTTCCTGATCAACGTGCACGGCACCGGCGGCGGACGCGGACGCACCTTCCCGATCGGGATCAGCCAGCTCTTCGAGTCCTACCGGGGCCAGCCGCAGGTCACCTCCGGCTCCGACTACTACCTCGGCGACCTGACCGTCACCAACGTCGCCGACCTGTACGTGAGCAACGCCTTCCTGGCCGCCGTGCACGACGCCGACCAGCCGCTGACCTCGCTCGAGTTCGAGGCCGGCAACGGCGACTACGGGCAGGACCTGTCCACCCTCTACCCACCGGAGGCGGTCGAGCTGAAGACCCGGCTCTGCGTGGCGCAGGGCAACCGGCTGCTCAACCTCTACCTCTTCGCCGGCGGCTACAACCCGCCGCTGGCCGAGCCGGTGGGCGACGGCAACGACCGGATCGCGTTCACCGGCGAGCGGCACGGGTTCGCCGCACCGGTCGATCCCGAGGGACGACTCAACCCGACCTTCCACGCGGCCCGGCGCGCACTGCACGCGATGCGCGGGATCGCCGACCTGCTGGCCGACTCCGACGAGGAGCACGACGGACTGGCGCTCGGCTTCGTGCCCGACCACTACCTCACCGAGTACCACCACCCGGCCTCTGCGTCCCGCGCCGAACAGGTCGCCGACCTGGAACGGTTCCGGGGCATGGGCCCACGCGACGTATTGGCCCGGGCGCTGCTGCTGGCCGGCTTCTCGTTCCCCGCCGTCGACCTCCAGTCGGCCGACCCGGCGACCACCCCGCCGGTGATCGCCCTGGCCAGCGCCACCACCCTGGGCCGGGACGTCCAACAGCGGCTGGTCGCGCACCTGCGCCGGGGCGGCCGGCTGCTGCTGCACGGGGTCCTGCCGGAACGGGACCACGACGGCACCCCGTGCACCCTGCTGGCCGACGCGCTCGGGCTCACCGTCACCGGACGGGCCGACGACAGCCCGCACCACTTCCCGTCGGTCGTCGGCGCGGGCCTCGGTGCTGGCCTCGGCCTCGGTGGTGCCGGCCTCGGTGGTGTCGGCGTCGGTGCCGGCCTCGGTGTCGGTGCCGGCCTCGGTGCGGGTGTCGGTGTCGGCGGGGCGGTCGAGGTCCGCGTGGGCTACGCCCAGCGGCTCGCCGGGCCGACCGCCGAGCCCCTGCTCACCGAGGTGGGCTCCGGGGCGCCGTGCGCCGTGGAGGTCACCGTCGGCGCCGGCCGGGCCGTGGTGGTCGCCGCCGACGTCCCCTGCGACCTGGGCTTCTGGCGGGCCACCCTGGCGCGGCTCGGGGTGCGCCCCCGACTCGCCCCGGACGCGGACGGCCCCGGTCTGGTGCTCACCTCGACCGTGGACCGCACCGGGCAACGGCTGTTGCACCTGGTCAACGTGGCCCCGTCGGCGGTGACCGTCGGGCTGACCTGGCACGGCGAGCCGGTGCTGGGCGGCCGACGGCTGCGGGTGCCCGCGCGGACCGGGATGATCCTGCCGTACGGCATCCGGGTCGGCGCCGCGACGCTGGTGGAGACGACCTGCGACCTGGTCGCCCACGACGGCGACGAGGTGCTGCTGCGCCCGACGCAGGGCGACGACGAGGTGGTGCTGGCCACCGACCGGCCGGTCGACGCGAGCCGGGGCAGCGTAACGACGACGGACGGACTGGTGGTCGTCCGGCTGCCCGGCCCACCCGAGGACGAGCCGGTCCGGATCAGCGTCCGCTGA
- a CDS encoding dihydrofolate reductase family protein, with amino-acid sequence MTKRTGRVVCDITISADGYSAGLNQTEERPFGDDGGDGSGDKLHAWMFDTPDENRDEIDQMAAATAFVMGRNMFGPVRGEWDRQWNGWWGDNPPFHAPVFVLTHHPRDPQPMDGGTTYHFVTDGIESALAQARAAAGDGDVAIQGGATTINQYLTAGLIDELRLHVVPLTLGAGTRLFEGVPPLKLEQVKSRAATSVTHVTYRVLP; translated from the coding sequence ATGACCAAACGAACGGGCAGGGTGGTCTGCGACATCACGATCTCGGCCGACGGGTACTCCGCCGGGCTCAACCAGACCGAGGAACGCCCGTTCGGCGACGACGGCGGTGACGGCTCGGGCGACAAGCTGCACGCCTGGATGTTCGACACCCCCGACGAGAACCGGGACGAGATCGACCAGATGGCTGCCGCCACAGCATTCGTCATGGGCCGCAACATGTTCGGCCCAGTGCGTGGCGAGTGGGATCGGCAGTGGAACGGCTGGTGGGGCGACAATCCGCCGTTCCACGCCCCGGTCTTCGTGCTCACCCACCACCCGCGCGACCCGCAACCGATGGACGGTGGCACCACGTACCACTTCGTCACGGACGGGATCGAGTCGGCACTGGCACAGGCACGCGCGGCGGCCGGCGACGGCGATGTCGCGATCCAGGGCGGCGCGACCACCATCAACCAGTACCTCACCGCCGGCCTGATCGACGAGCTGCGGCTGCACGTCGTGCCGCTCACGCTCGGCGCCGGCACGCGACTGTTCGAGGGCGTCCCGCCGCTGAAACTCGAGCAGGTGAAGTCGCGAGCCGCGACCTCGGTCACGCACGTGACCTACCGCGTACTGCCCTGA
- a CDS encoding TIGR02611 family protein yields the protein MEAAVGRRSPGPVTGKTGKRGYGVPEKGRGHDRLRGHGANGTTGVQVAERRVRWRRLRTTLELVRANPTGRIALKVFVAVAGALVVAIGAVLIPLPGPGWLLVIAGLGIWAVEFHWARRLLNFTRRHVQGWTRWVTSRSWPVRLVLGSVGLLFVCSIVWLSLKVGLGIDVVARLLHYLATN from the coding sequence ATGGAGGCCGCGGTCGGTCGCCGGTCGCCGGGTCCGGTGACCGGAAAGACCGGAAAGCGGGGGTACGGGGTGCCGGAGAAGGGGCGCGGCCATGACCGGCTGCGCGGACACGGTGCCAACGGCACAACAGGCGTGCAGGTCGCCGAACGGCGGGTCCGCTGGCGACGGCTGCGGACGACGCTGGAGCTCGTCCGGGCCAATCCCACCGGCCGGATCGCGCTCAAGGTCTTCGTCGCCGTGGCCGGGGCCCTGGTGGTCGCCATCGGCGCGGTACTCATCCCGCTGCCCGGCCCCGGCTGGCTGTTGGTGATCGCCGGCCTCGGTATCTGGGCGGTCGAGTTCCACTGGGCCAGGCGGCTGCTCAACTTCACCCGCCGGCACGTCCAGGGCTGGACCAGGTGGGTCACCAGCCGCTCGTGGCCGGTGCGGCTGGTGCTCGGCTCGGTCGGTCTCCTCTTCGTCTGCTCGATCGTCTGGCTCTCGCTCAAGGTCGGCCTCGGCATCGACGTCGTCGCCCGGTTGTTGCACTACCTCGCCACGAACTGA